A single genomic interval of Alteromonas sp. BL110 harbors:
- the rng gene encoding ribonuclease G codes for MSAELLINVTPSESRVALIENGILQEIHVERHTKRGLVGNIYRGKVSRVLPGMQAAFVDIGLEKAAFLHASDIVIHNEIAEEVSASHIQKQDIRELVRDGQDIVVQVVKDPIGTKGARLTTDITIPSRYLVFMPSVTHVGVSQRIEEESERERLKSLVQEFCDENGGFILRTAAEGVGKNELQSDAAFLRRLWDKIQSRMKKRKSNVLYEDLPLARRVLRDFVGTELDRIRIDSKLSFNELHQFTKEYVPEMNGKLEYYPGDRPIFDLYDVENEAQRALERRVDLKSGGYLIIDQTEAMTTIDINTGAFVGHRNLEETIFNTNIEATQAIARQLRLRNLGGMILIDFIDMIEPDHKRRVLHSLEVATNKDRAKINIHGFTALGLIEMTRKRTRESIEHILCGECPVCKGRGTVKTIETICFEIMREIVRVNRAYDADKFVVYASPKVAEALMGEESHMLAELEVFVSKQIKVQTETLYNQDKYDVVMM; via the coding sequence GTGAGTGCTGAACTGCTTATTAACGTTACCCCGTCAGAGTCACGGGTGGCGCTTATTGAAAACGGAATACTGCAAGAAATTCACGTTGAGCGTCATACTAAACGGGGTTTAGTTGGCAATATTTATCGTGGAAAAGTAAGTCGTGTATTGCCGGGCATGCAGGCGGCATTTGTAGATATAGGCTTAGAAAAAGCGGCGTTCTTACATGCCTCTGATATCGTTATCCATAATGAAATCGCTGAAGAAGTCTCGGCCAGTCATATTCAAAAGCAAGACATACGCGAGCTGGTGCGTGACGGTCAAGATATCGTGGTTCAAGTGGTAAAAGATCCCATCGGTACCAAAGGAGCGCGCCTTACCACAGATATCACTATCCCAAGTCGTTATCTTGTATTTATGCCTTCGGTAACCCACGTTGGTGTATCGCAACGCATTGAAGAAGAGTCAGAGAGAGAGCGTTTAAAATCTCTTGTACAAGAGTTTTGTGATGAGAACGGCGGCTTTATTCTTCGTACCGCTGCAGAAGGCGTGGGTAAAAATGAATTGCAGTCAGACGCCGCGTTTTTGCGAAGACTGTGGGATAAAATTCAGTCTCGAATGAAAAAGCGCAAGTCGAACGTGCTTTACGAAGACTTACCGCTTGCGCGACGGGTGTTACGAGACTTTGTAGGTACAGAGTTAGACAGAATTCGTATCGACTCGAAACTGTCATTCAACGAACTACACCAGTTCACCAAGGAGTACGTGCCTGAAATGAACGGCAAACTCGAGTACTACCCGGGTGATAGACCCATTTTTGATTTGTATGATGTGGAAAACGAAGCGCAACGAGCGCTAGAGCGTCGTGTAGACTTAAAATCAGGCGGCTATTTGATTATCGACCAGACCGAAGCCATGACCACTATCGATATCAATACGGGCGCTTTTGTTGGCCACCGAAACTTAGAAGAAACGATTTTTAACACTAATATTGAGGCGACGCAGGCGATTGCTCGCCAACTGAGATTGCGTAATTTAGGCGGTATGATCCTCATCGACTTCATCGATATGATTGAACCAGACCACAAACGACGTGTCTTACACTCATTAGAAGTGGCGACGAACAAGGACAGAGCTAAAATAAATATTCACGGTTTCACTGCGCTAGGGCTTATTGAAATGACCCGTAAGCGCACCCGTGAAAGCATTGAGCATATACTGTGTGGTGAATGTCCGGTGTGCAAAGGCCGTGGCACAGTAAAAACAATTGAAACCATTTGCTTTGAAATTATGCGTGAAATTGTACGGGTGAATCGCGCCTACGACGCAGACAAGTTTGTGGTTTATGCATCACCAAAAGTGGCAGAAGCCTTAATGGGTGAAGAGTCTCATATGCTGGCGGAACTTGAAGTATTTGTGTCTAAACAGATCAAGGTTCAAACCGAAACACTGTACAATCAGGATAAGTACGACGTCGTCATGATGTAA
- the tldD gene encoding metalloprotease TldD, which yields MSKSVERHLLSDSGLDITKLESALATIHRHDTDYADLYFQSSQHESWVLEDGIIKEGSYNIERGVGVRAISGEKTGFAYSDEISEEALTKACKAARGIAPSGGTQQVAGLGHKSVEARYSENNPILAMQDAEKIALLKAVDTYIRKQEPSANQVVVSLSGVYEEILVAGSDGTLATDIRPLVRLNCSVLLEQGDRRERGSAGAGGRYAYSFFKQDDDGKPYYEQLADDALHMARVNMQAVASPAGAMPVVLGNGWPGVLLHEAVGHGLEGDFNRKGASTFSGRIGERVAAKGVTVVDDGTLSDRRGSLSVDDEGTPTAHNVLIEDGVLKGYMQDKHNAKLMGVAPTGNGRRESYAHLPMPRMTNTYMLEGQHDPQEIIASIDKGIYAPNFAGGQVDITSGKFVFSSAEAYLIENGKITAPVKGATLIGNGPEVMQKISMIGNDTALDKGVGVCGKDGQSVPVGVGQPTLKIDELTVGGTA from the coding sequence TTGTCTAAATCTGTTGAGCGTCATTTATTATCTGACTCAGGCCTAGATATTACTAAGCTAGAAAGCGCGCTAGCGACCATTCATCGCCACGACACCGACTATGCCGATTTATATTTTCAGTCGAGCCAACATGAAAGTTGGGTATTAGAAGACGGTATTATCAAAGAAGGCAGCTATAACATTGAGCGCGGAGTAGGCGTGCGTGCTATTAGCGGTGAAAAAACGGGTTTTGCTTATTCTGATGAAATAAGCGAAGAAGCGTTAACTAAAGCATGTAAAGCGGCTCGCGGTATTGCGCCAAGCGGCGGAACCCAACAGGTAGCTGGCTTGGGTCACAAGAGCGTTGAAGCACGTTACTCTGAAAACAATCCCATTCTTGCGATGCAAGACGCTGAAAAAATTGCTTTGCTTAAAGCTGTAGATACCTATATTCGTAAGCAAGAACCTTCGGCTAACCAAGTAGTAGTAAGTCTAAGCGGCGTGTATGAAGAGATATTAGTGGCTGGTAGTGACGGTACGCTAGCCACAGACATTCGTCCGTTGGTGCGTTTAAACTGCTCAGTATTGCTAGAACAAGGTGATAGACGCGAGCGCGGTTCAGCGGGGGCTGGTGGTCGATATGCTTACTCATTCTTTAAGCAAGATGACGATGGCAAACCCTATTATGAGCAACTAGCCGATGATGCCCTACACATGGCGCGAGTTAATATGCAGGCAGTGGCTTCACCAGCAGGTGCTATGCCTGTGGTATTAGGCAACGGTTGGCCTGGCGTATTGCTTCACGAAGCAGTAGGGCATGGTCTTGAAGGTGATTTTAACCGTAAAGGTGCATCAACTTTCAGCGGTCGCATTGGCGAGCGCGTAGCCGCCAAAGGTGTAACGGTTGTTGATGACGGTACATTAAGCGACCGTCGCGGTTCATTATCAGTGGATGACGAAGGCACGCCAACGGCGCACAACGTGTTAATTGAAGACGGTGTTTTGAAAGGCTATATGCAGGATAAACACAACGCTAAGCTGATGGGTGTTGCGCCTACCGGAAATGGCCGTCGTGAATCTTACGCTCACCTGCCTATGCCACGTATGACCAATACTTACATGCTGGAAGGTCAGCACGACCCGCAGGAAATTATCGCCTCTATCGACAAAGGGATTTACGCGCCTAACTTCGCTGGCGGTCAGGTAGATATTACCTCTGGTAAATTCGTGTTCTCTAGCGCTGAAGCTTACCTTATCGAAAACGGTAAAATTACTGCACCAGTTAAAGGGGCAACCTTAATTGGCAACGGCCCTGAGGTTATGCAAAAAATATCAATGATCGGCAACGACACTGCGCTAGATAAAGGCGTGGGTGTGTGCGGTAAAGACGGTCAAAGCGTACCAGTAGGTGTAGGCCAGCCTACGCTTAAAATTGACGAGCTAACAGTAGGTGGTACGGCTTAG
- the yjgA gene encoding ribosome biogenesis factor YjgA: MSDQKYNSPEDPYFEDAQADEFEEEEFVSKTELKRQAKELHKLGETLVNLTDANIATIPMDEELADAVAIARKVNKKKDGYRRQLQFIGKALRNRDTADIEEALAKLTHQHQASNAAFHALEKAREAVIEEGDPAIQKLIEAHPELDRQKLRQFHRQIKKEREKNAPPKAFRELFQYLKDVIHED, translated from the coding sequence ATGAGTGATCAGAAATACAATTCTCCTGAAGATCCTTACTTCGAAGATGCGCAAGCAGATGAGTTCGAAGAGGAAGAGTTTGTCAGTAAAACTGAGCTAAAGCGTCAAGCAAAAGAGCTTCACAAGCTAGGCGAAACCTTGGTTAACTTAACCGATGCAAACATTGCCACTATTCCTATGGATGAAGAGCTGGCCGATGCAGTTGCTATTGCCCGTAAAGTTAACAAGAAAAAAGATGGCTATCGACGCCAACTTCAGTTTATTGGTAAAGCACTGCGTAATCGCGATACTGCCGACATAGAAGAAGCTCTTGCGAAACTTACCCACCAGCACCAAGCTTCAAACGCGGCTTTTCATGCGCTAGAGAAGGCCAGAGAAGCGGTAATTGAAGAGGGCGACCCAGCTATTCAGAAGTTGATTGAAGCGCACCCTGAGCTTGATCGCCAAAAGCTGCGTCAATTCCACCGCCAAATTAAAAAAGAGCGTGAAAAGAATGCGCCACCGAAAGCGTTCAGAGAGCTGTTTCAGTATTTGAAAGACGTTATTCACGAAGATTAA
- a CDS encoding AraC family transcriptional regulator, producing MQPSFRDIVDIGPNCFERFIDSSNAPEISNLGIELAGCSNLSGNYTVGRVSPPNHTLFYSIKGQGKFRVPSGELQLNEGQLIILPAGQSFEVSIISEQWDIIWVNLANTERWKSFRKNDALVVDNAMLEGLHHAMELVYLERDLDSRRAAMQFVSRYLYRIADAPLGKKHACDDKERRQISRVHALFSVVDKQLQFDWDMKSLSEKAHYSAPHLHRLCLQVFGRSPKQHVIHLRMARAKSLLLSTQWPVSYIASYVGYTNVFTFSKRFKKSTGLSPSAFRETAS from the coding sequence ATCAGCAACCTAGGCATTGAACTGGCAGGATGCTCTAACTTATCAGGGAACTATACAGTGGGGCGTGTTTCTCCGCCTAACCATACCTTGTTCTACAGCATAAAAGGGCAAGGAAAGTTTCGCGTTCCATCAGGCGAACTACAGCTAAATGAAGGGCAGCTTATTATTTTACCTGCTGGACAAAGCTTTGAAGTTTCCATTATCAGCGAGCAGTGGGACATAATTTGGGTAAATTTAGCTAATACCGAGCGCTGGAAGTCATTTAGAAAGAACGATGCCTTAGTTGTAGATAACGCCATGCTAGAAGGACTCCATCACGCCATGGAACTTGTGTACTTGGAACGCGACCTTGATAGCCGTCGCGCTGCCATGCAGTTTGTTTCTCGTTATCTGTACCGCATAGCTGATGCTCCATTAGGTAAAAAGCATGCCTGTGACGATAAGGAGCGGCGCCAAATAAGCCGGGTACATGCGCTGTTTTCAGTGGTGGATAAACAACTTCAGTTTGACTGGGATATGAAAAGCTTAAGTGAAAAGGCGCATTACTCTGCTCCTCACCTTCATAGGTTGTGCTTACAAGTGTTTGGGCGAAGCCCAAAACAGCACGTTATTCATTTGCGGATGGCACGGGCCAAAAGCTTATTGTTAAGCACGCAGTGGCCCGTTTCCTACATTGCAAGCTATGTGGGCTACACAAATGTATTTACTTTCTCAAAACGCTTTAAGAAATCGACAGGTCTTTCTCCTTCAGCGTTTCGAGAAACTGCGAGCTAA
- the pmbA gene encoding metalloprotease PmbA, which produces MQIEQQLADIQNVVDDVLKLAVSKGATQAEASMSKVQGIAVSSRMQEVENVEFTNDGGLGISVYVGKRKGSASTADLSKAALTLAVEKAVDIARYTSEDPCTGLADADLIATEFPDLDLYHPEELDTEKAIKTTIEAEKAAMDYDSRITNSDGASYNANLGMRVYGNTHGINAGYPSSRYSLSCMVIGAQDDDMQRDYAYTVSRKADLLQSASAVGIDAAKATVDRLGARKINTANVPVLLHRDIASSLFGHYVGAISGGSLYRRSSFLLDSLGEQVFPEWLNVEERPFIKGGLASSSFDNEGVACSDMTIVDGGKLATYLYTTYSSRKLNTRSNGHAGGIHNWLVGDTGHSDAELLKEMGTGLFVTELMGQGVNGVTGDYSRGAAGYWVENGIIQYPVHEVTIAGNLKDMFKGIVAIGAEKDVRGSVQTGSVLIDQMKIAGS; this is translated from the coding sequence ATGCAAATTGAGCAGCAGTTAGCCGACATTCAAAATGTCGTAGATGATGTACTAAAATTAGCCGTTTCAAAAGGCGCAACGCAAGCCGAAGCCAGCATGTCGAAAGTGCAGGGCATTGCCGTATCTTCACGTATGCAAGAAGTTGAAAACGTTGAATTTACCAACGACGGTGGCTTAGGTATAAGCGTATACGTAGGCAAGCGAAAAGGTAGTGCTTCTACTGCTGATTTAAGCAAAGCAGCATTAACTTTAGCGGTAGAAAAAGCCGTAGATATTGCACGTTACACCAGTGAAGATCCTTGTACTGGTTTGGCCGACGCTGACCTTATTGCTACTGAATTCCCAGATTTAGACCTGTATCACCCTGAAGAGTTAGATACTGAGAAGGCCATTAAAACCACTATTGAAGCTGAAAAAGCGGCAATGGATTACGACTCACGCATTACTAATTCCGATGGCGCGTCGTATAACGCAAACTTAGGAATGCGTGTTTATGGTAATACTCATGGTATTAATGCTGGTTATCCTAGCAGCCGTTATTCACTAAGCTGTATGGTGATTGGCGCACAAGATGACGACATGCAGCGTGATTATGCCTACACGGTAAGCCGTAAGGCCGATTTGTTGCAATCAGCAAGTGCTGTAGGCATTGACGCTGCAAAAGCGACTGTAGACCGCTTAGGCGCCCGTAAGATTAATACGGCGAACGTACCTGTACTTTTACACCGCGACATTGCATCTAGCTTGTTCGGTCATTATGTTGGTGCTATCAGCGGTGGCAGCCTTTATCGTCGTTCTAGTTTCTTACTTGATAGCCTTGGCGAGCAAGTTTTCCCAGAATGGCTTAATGTTGAAGAGCGCCCGTTTATTAAAGGCGGCTTAGCAAGCTCTAGCTTCGACAACGAAGGTGTAGCCTGTTCAGATATGACCATTGTAGATGGCGGTAAATTAGCCACATACCTTTATACTACGTACTCTTCGCGTAAGCTAAATACTCGGTCTAACGGCCATGCTGGTGGTATTCACAATTGGCTAGTAGGCGATACAGGGCATAGCGACGCTGAGCTTCTAAAAGAAATGGGCACAGGACTATTTGTGACCGAGCTTATGGGGCAGGGCGTTAATGGTGTAACCGGTGATTATTCAAGAGGCGCTGCGGGCTATTGGGTTGAGAATGGCATCATTCAATACCCAGTCCACGAAGTAACCATTGCTGGTAATCTAAAAGATATGTTTAAAGGCATTGTGGCAATCGGTGCTGAAAAGGATGTGCGCGGCAGTGTACAGACTGGTTCTGTACTCATTGACCAAATGAAGATAGCGGGCAGTTAG
- a CDS encoding carbon-nitrogen hydrolase family protein: protein MVNLVALQMTSTPNVEENLDTVASEMAAATIAKDSLVVLPECFACFGGKDKGQLDVAEVKGDGAIQRRLSSLAKQHQCYIVSGTFPVKTEDPEKFSAACMLFGPSGELLADYRKIHMFDVSVNDNTGSYKESATTEAGSEVVTVQTPIGNIGLAVCYDVRFPGLFTAMGDIDILVLPAAFTQRTGEAHWHALLQARAIEKQCYVVAPNQSGVHANGRETYGHSIILSPWGETLAERASETGLVSANVDIAARETIKQNMPVVEHNRFRSHFV, encoded by the coding sequence ATGGTTAATTTAGTAGCACTACAAATGACTTCTACGCCAAACGTGGAAGAGAATCTCGATACGGTGGCAAGTGAAATGGCGGCGGCCACTATCGCAAAAGACAGCTTGGTCGTGTTGCCAGAGTGCTTCGCTTGCTTTGGCGGTAAAGACAAAGGTCAACTTGACGTCGCTGAAGTAAAAGGTGATGGTGCAATACAGCGCCGTTTATCGTCACTTGCTAAGCAACACCAATGCTACATAGTGTCAGGTACATTTCCGGTCAAAACTGAAGACCCTGAAAAGTTTTCTGCGGCATGCATGTTATTTGGCCCAAGCGGCGAGCTTCTAGCTGATTATCGTAAAATTCATATGTTCGATGTATCGGTAAACGACAACACGGGCAGCTACAAAGAGTCGGCTACCACCGAAGCAGGAAGCGAAGTGGTCACTGTTCAAACACCAATAGGCAACATTGGGCTTGCGGTGTGCTATGATGTACGCTTTCCAGGGTTATTTACTGCAATGGGCGATATCGATATTTTGGTGTTGCCTGCGGCCTTTACCCAGCGCACTGGAGAGGCGCATTGGCATGCGTTGTTGCAAGCCAGAGCCATCGAAAAACAGTGCTATGTGGTAGCGCCAAATCAAAGTGGTGTGCACGCTAACGGTCGCGAAACTTATGGGCATAGTATTATCCTATCGCCTTGGGGCGAAACCCTTGCCGAGCGAGCTTCCGAAACAGGGCTGGTATCGGCAAACGTAGATATTGCAGCAAGAGAAACCATTAAACAGAATATGCCGGTTGTCGAACATAACCGATTCAGGAGTCATTTTGTCTAA
- a CDS encoding YhdP family protein, with protein MTNFSSVAAYLLKKFWLLLAVLLVLFALVLSAARYALPHIEHNKHLLENYINEQYGVNLSIKSVHAVWQRSGPSIVLNSVSLAKNDASPVALDIRQIYVELDFWESLRHQLISSNRFELRGLELDIDADRLSGDGKNNFPVVKALERLFLEQLQSFSLEDGVVSVTHFSETNSFDIESLSWNNDEERHQGLGQLKVADLAANSASFIIDITGKREEFEGVFYAKAEELDISPWVSDLIKTKRPLAQSRANFEVWTHFSQSEITSIQAELSESLLEWGSGRAKTVTGVSGGSLQALPNPESHQGGWNVRVDQLVLNSSNESLTTDLIGSISANGDVLINTMKPVQINPFLLLLPLFMDDTSEEEIRGLNPKGELATLQIQLHNGQPSLAAKVLDLQWDKTDKVPGLSSLNAELFWYKNNGAVYLESHDSVLSADGVIKKDINIKQLESRFYIYPEQAGQTEKQWIVKGSDMLLDSDAVTLHPQFKLNTATGFMSLYVDVSPLALNEVSSLFPTSLMGANTDKYLTRAFTGDGEITNARVLWHGRTSDFPFEDNTGIFQAYVDIKQGDFLFAPNWPALNNLDLSLFFVNNALVMESPSATLADVKISNMSAAIPSFKPGTRLEIYATGKGSGEALTVLMMDSSLKNSLGKVLSDDVQISGPLSADIKLDIPFKGKDVVASGIAHLSNNPVYITKTNMLFDKASGDVSFTNGDIDASGLTAQFLQQPVNLSLSGRQGDMYDLNVELDGRWHVHPLANYVNTDLTEYIDGEGDWNTKVELTLSKDGFEYSANLTADLTATQSILPAPFDTSAGSSFPLQIISTGDGKASNVKATLGSNIRFDGVLPHKEMKFSRAHLALGESDIANIGTGFSISANLARADVQEWFSTIDMLLSGKGKDTGDASAKTNDQLASQSKITEGKRTNLFGTPSRIFAKADMLNLAGHTIKKAELNATERNKDWILDLASPQARATIRINSDLDEQGIEVNADYLSLDKPAEPEASATADNNNALAATGVAPIEEDESPYSIDPNTLPPIYFYCQSCGVHGIDLGEVTLDVAKEDGGLAIRQLLVKSDESNLTATGYWKHIGGEVKSALNGTLTSPDVGQMLKEYGVESGIKDSSANVQFDINWPNAPMDFGFEQLNGNVEWSLSDGYLTELSDKGSRIFTLFSLNSLVRKLSLDFRDVFAKGFFYDDMGGTLSIVNGKAYTDDTEIDGGAGEIEITGFTDLNTGGLNYNVSFAPNVTGNLPFLVYFLATPPTALAALAIDQVLTSAKVISNVNYRVTGTIKEPKFDEVERNSKDISLPAQNVPVPENPQDRPLTDDDVRRLKMEVIDG; from the coding sequence GTGACAAATTTTTCGTCGGTAGCCGCTTATCTACTTAAGAAGTTTTGGCTACTACTTGCCGTATTGCTTGTACTTTTCGCGCTTGTTTTAAGCGCTGCACGCTATGCTCTGCCGCATATTGAGCACAACAAACACTTGTTGGAAAATTATATAAATGAGCAGTATGGCGTAAATCTATCCATTAAAAGTGTGCATGCTGTTTGGCAGCGCAGTGGGCCCAGCATTGTGCTCAATTCTGTGTCGCTGGCTAAAAATGATGCATCCCCCGTGGCGTTGGATATCAGACAAATCTATGTTGAGCTAGATTTTTGGGAATCGCTACGCCATCAGCTCATTTCATCCAATCGTTTTGAACTTCGGGGCTTAGAACTCGATATTGATGCTGACCGCCTTTCTGGTGACGGTAAAAATAACTTTCCCGTGGTGAAGGCCCTTGAGAGGCTTTTTCTAGAGCAACTTCAAAGCTTCTCGCTAGAGGATGGTGTGGTTTCTGTTACCCATTTCAGCGAAACCAATTCCTTTGATATAGAGAGCTTATCCTGGAACAACGATGAAGAAAGGCACCAAGGTTTAGGGCAACTGAAAGTGGCAGATTTAGCCGCGAATTCAGCCTCTTTCATTATTGATATAACGGGAAAGCGAGAAGAGTTTGAAGGCGTGTTCTACGCCAAAGCCGAAGAGCTTGATATTTCTCCTTGGGTAAGCGATCTGATTAAAACGAAGCGTCCGTTAGCTCAAAGTCGTGCAAACTTCGAGGTATGGACTCACTTTTCTCAAAGTGAAATTACCAGTATACAAGCCGAGCTAAGTGAAAGCCTTTTGGAATGGGGGAGTGGCCGCGCGAAAACGGTAACGGGCGTCAGCGGTGGCAGTCTTCAGGCGTTACCAAACCCTGAAAGTCATCAGGGCGGTTGGAATGTCAGAGTCGATCAGCTCGTGCTTAATTCCAGCAATGAATCACTGACCACCGATCTTATTGGTAGCATTAGTGCAAACGGTGACGTGCTGATAAATACCATGAAGCCCGTGCAAATTAACCCCTTTTTATTGCTATTACCCCTTTTTATGGATGATACCAGTGAAGAAGAAATACGCGGGCTAAATCCAAAAGGTGAGTTAGCTACATTGCAAATTCAACTGCATAACGGCCAGCCTTCTTTGGCCGCTAAAGTACTCGATTTGCAGTGGGATAAAACGGACAAGGTACCGGGGCTTTCTTCCCTCAACGCCGAGCTCTTTTGGTATAAAAATAATGGTGCCGTTTACTTAGAAAGTCACGATAGCGTGTTAAGCGCTGATGGCGTCATCAAAAAAGACATCAATATAAAGCAGCTTGAATCTCGATTTTATATTTATCCAGAGCAAGCAGGCCAAACAGAGAAACAGTGGATAGTGAAAGGTAGTGACATGCTACTAGATAGCGATGCTGTTACTTTGCATCCACAGTTTAAACTGAATACGGCAACGGGGTTTATGTCGCTGTATGTCGATGTAAGCCCGCTGGCTTTAAATGAAGTGAGTAGCCTGTTTCCGACTTCCCTAATGGGTGCTAATACCGACAAATATCTTACTCGAGCCTTTACTGGCGATGGCGAAATTACAAATGCGCGTGTGCTGTGGCATGGCCGAACAAGTGACTTCCCCTTTGAAGACAATACCGGTATTTTCCAAGCTTATGTCGATATTAAGCAAGGGGATTTTCTTTTTGCGCCTAACTGGCCTGCGCTCAATAACTTAGATTTGTCTTTGTTTTTTGTGAACAATGCCTTAGTGATGGAAAGCCCAAGTGCAACCCTTGCCGATGTAAAAATAAGCAATATGTCGGCTGCTATACCAAGCTTTAAGCCTGGTACTCGCTTGGAAATCTATGCCACCGGCAAAGGTTCTGGTGAGGCGCTTACGGTGCTAATGATGGACTCATCCCTTAAAAATTCGCTGGGTAAGGTATTAAGCGATGATGTGCAAATTAGCGGGCCCCTGTCTGCTGATATTAAATTAGATATACCTTTTAAAGGCAAAGATGTGGTGGCATCGGGTATCGCGCATTTATCCAATAACCCTGTCTATATCACAAAAACTAACATGCTTTTTGATAAAGCGTCGGGTGATGTGTCGTTTACTAATGGAGATATAGACGCAAGCGGTCTTACCGCCCAATTTCTTCAGCAGCCGGTGAATTTGTCGCTGTCTGGCAGGCAGGGCGACATGTACGATCTCAACGTAGAACTAGATGGACGTTGGCATGTCCACCCGCTGGCTAACTATGTAAACACGGACCTCACTGAGTACATCGATGGTGAAGGTGATTGGAATACCAAAGTAGAACTTACCCTTTCTAAAGATGGCTTTGAATATTCCGCAAATCTCACGGCAGATTTAACGGCAACACAAAGTATATTACCTGCTCCCTTCGATACTTCAGCTGGCAGTAGCTTTCCTCTACAAATAATAAGCACTGGCGATGGTAAAGCATCGAACGTTAAAGCTACGCTTGGCAGCAATATCCGTTTTGACGGCGTGCTTCCTCACAAAGAAATGAAGTTCTCGCGGGCGCATTTGGCTCTGGGTGAAAGCGATATTGCCAATATTGGAACCGGTTTTAGTATCAGTGCAAATTTGGCTCGAGCCGATGTACAAGAGTGGTTTAGCACTATCGATATGTTACTTTCTGGCAAAGGGAAAGACACCGGCGATGCCTCTGCAAAAACTAATGATCAGTTAGCTAGCCAATCAAAAATTACTGAAGGTAAGCGCACGAACCTGTTCGGAACACCCTCGCGTATATTTGCTAAAGCCGACATGCTTAATCTTGCCGGTCATACCATTAAAAAGGCAGAATTGAACGCAACTGAGCGCAATAAGGATTGGATCTTAGACCTCGCTTCACCTCAGGCTAGAGCAACTATTCGCATCAACAGTGATTTAGATGAGCAAGGCATTGAAGTAAATGCCGACTACTTGTCGTTAGATAAACCTGCTGAACCTGAAGCATCTGCCACAGCAGATAATAATAACGCGTTAGCCGCTACTGGCGTTGCTCCAATTGAGGAAGATGAGTCACCTTATAGTATTGACCCCAACACGCTGCCCCCCATTTATTTTTACTGCCAGTCTTGTGGCGTGCATGGTATTGATTTAGGTGAAGTAACGTTAGACGTTGCGAAAGAAGATGGTGGTCTAGCCATACGCCAGCTCTTAGTGAAGTCTGATGAAAGCAACCTAACCGCTACGGGTTACTGGAAGCACATTGGCGGCGAGGTTAAAAGCGCGTTAAACGGGACATTAACGTCTCCAGATGTTGGGCAAATGCTGAAAGAGTACGGCGTTGAATCGGGAATTAAAGACTCTAGTGCAAATGTTCAGTTCGACATTAACTGGCCCAATGCGCCAATGGACTTTGGGTTTGAGCAGCTTAACGGTAACGTAGAGTGGTCGCTGTCTGATGGTTATCTTACAGAGTTAAGTGACAAGGGCTCGCGTATTTTTACTCTATTTAGCTTAAACTCGTTAGTAAGAAAGCTGAGCCTTGATTTTCGAGACGTTTTTGCCAAAGGCTTTTTCTACGACGACATGGGCGGCACCTTAAGCATTGTTAACGGCAAAGCGTATACTGACGATACTGAAATTGACGGCGGCGCTGGGGAAATAGAAATTACCGGCTTCACCGATTTAAATACGGGTGGGTTAAATTACAACGTGTCGTTCGCGCCCAATGTAACCGGGAACCTTCCGTTTCTTGTGTATTTTTTAGCAACGCCGCCTACCGCATTAGCTGCCCTTGCCATTGACCAAGTGTTGACCTCTGCGAAAGTCATTTCAAATGTGAACTATCGCGTAACGGGTACCATAAAAGAACCTAAGTTCGATGAAGTTGAACGTAACAGTAAAGACATTAGCTTACCTGCCCAAAATGTGCCTGTTCCAGAGAACCCCCAAGACAGGCCATTAACGGATGATGACGTACGCAGGCTGAAAATGGAGGTGATCGATGGTTAA